One Ethanoligenens harbinense YUAN-3 genomic window carries:
- a CDS encoding ABC transporter permease, translating into MGITKKDRRIVAVVWLIGVILVWELAAFFLQNVIHDPMAAKKLPYFHTVIAVLAQNGQDMAGDAAVTFSRAAIGFALGALVGIILAILMSLSKIVEKIAFPYLIISQMIPVLGLAPIIFNIVRDMDVSRIFIAAYITFFPVSVNMLSGLRSVEQDKRELLYSIATNKFEVYRKLMIPASLPQLFTGLKITAPMAVTASILVDMLGSSSGIGVRILYALYSSMMDTFWAAVAISALMGIISYYVIVVLERFLIPWKQESVGEKAGDAA; encoded by the coding sequence TTGGGCATCACAAAAAAAGACCGGAGGATCGTGGCTGTTGTTTGGCTGATTGGCGTTATCCTGGTCTGGGAACTGGCCGCGTTTTTCCTGCAAAATGTTATACACGACCCCATGGCGGCCAAAAAGTTGCCGTATTTTCATACCGTGATTGCCGTGCTGGCTCAAAACGGACAGGATATGGCGGGAGATGCGGCGGTCACGTTTTCCAGAGCGGCAATCGGGTTTGCGCTGGGGGCCTTGGTCGGGATTATTCTAGCCATTTTGATGAGCCTGTCCAAAATCGTGGAAAAAATCGCGTTTCCGTATCTGATTATTTCGCAGATGATCCCGGTATTGGGTCTGGCCCCCATCATTTTCAATATCGTACGCGACATGGATGTGTCCCGCATTTTTATCGCGGCATATATCACCTTCTTTCCGGTCTCGGTCAATATGCTCAGCGGACTGCGGAGCGTGGAGCAGGATAAACGGGAGCTGCTGTATTCCATCGCGACCAACAAGTTTGAAGTGTACCGCAAGCTCATGATTCCCGCATCGCTGCCGCAACTGTTCACCGGTTTGAAGATCACGGCGCCGATGGCGGTCACGGCATCCATTCTGGTGGACATGCTGGGCTCGAGCAGCGGGATCGGCGTGCGGATCTTGTACGCGCTCTATTCCAGCATGATGGATACATTCTGGGCGGCTGTGGCAATCAGCGCGCTCATGGGAATCATCAGTTATTATGTCATCGTCGTTCTGGAGCGGTTCCTGATCCCCTGGAAGCAGGAATCAGTTGGAGAGAAAGCCGGTGATGCAGCATGA
- a CDS encoding ABC transporter ATP-binding protein, with product MSTTDIQIRDVSMTYTGKNGEPISALQNINLDIREGEFISLLGPSGCGKTTLLRLVADLLQPTTGNISIRGQSPREIRLQQKFGIVFQNPVLYDWRTVRRNICLPMEIMKIPRKERTARINDVLELVGLQNFGYKYPFELSGGMQQRVGIARALALKPEILLMDEPFSALDEFTREKLNEDLLNIWSKNKKTIIFVTHNIAESVFLSDRVVVLSPHPGRLSAIVDIDLPRPRTSELREKPVFYEYVAKIRKCFEGV from the coding sequence ATGAGTACAACAGATATTCAAATCCGTGATGTCAGTATGACATATACCGGAAAAAACGGAGAACCGATCTCCGCGCTGCAAAACATCAATCTGGATATTCGCGAAGGGGAATTCATTTCCTTATTAGGACCGTCCGGATGCGGGAAAACGACACTGCTTCGCCTGGTGGCGGATCTTCTCCAGCCCACCACAGGCAACATTTCCATCCGGGGGCAGTCGCCCCGGGAGATCCGCTTGCAGCAGAAATTCGGCATCGTGTTTCAGAACCCGGTTCTGTATGATTGGAGGACGGTGCGGCGGAACATTTGCCTGCCTATGGAGATTATGAAAATTCCGCGCAAGGAGCGGACGGCCCGTATCAACGATGTTCTGGAACTGGTGGGCCTGCAGAATTTCGGCTATAAATACCCGTTCGAACTCAGCGGCGGCATGCAGCAGCGGGTGGGCATCGCCCGTGCGCTGGCGCTTAAACCCGAAATTTTGCTGATGGACGAGCCGTTTTCCGCATTGGACGAGTTCACTCGGGAAAAACTGAATGAGGACCTGCTGAACATTTGGAGCAAGAACAAAAAGACCATCATCTTTGTCACCCATAACATCGCGGAGTCGGTATTCCTTTCCGACCGCGTGGTCGTTCTTTCACCCCATCCGGGCCGTCTTTCCGCCATCGTAGATATCGACTTGCCGCGGCCCCGCACAAGTGAACTGCGCGAGAAACCGGTGTTCTATGAATATGTGGCGAAGATTAGAAAATGCTTTGAGGGAGTGTAA
- a CDS encoding iron-containing alcohol dehydrogenase family protein, whose product MPINFFLPTRILMDDGCVRKHAAVFKELGKKALIVTGKHSAKANGSLQDVADTLTAQGIDYTVFDRVETNPSIANVREGAAFAKEHHVDFVIGIGGGSPMDASKAIALLACQDLADEVLFTGPYTQDILPLLLLPTTAGTGSEVTQYSILTNDRAQSKTSIANPLIFPKIAMIDAKYTPNLPLRTTIHTAIDALSHSIEGSLSKRSNALVDLLAEESIRLIATYFEDLIHDRLDARTRADLIYASMLGGMVIAQTGTTAVHAMGYSLTYFHHIDHGRANGLLLPSFLAFLEKQNPEPVHHIVDIMGLKSTAAFRDVINRLLGEKETITNEEFRKFSGIAIKAKNIPGCLTVPTEEDLYQMYVESFS is encoded by the coding sequence ATGCCTATAAATTTCTTTCTCCCCACACGCATTTTGATGGACGACGGTTGTGTCCGCAAACATGCCGCCGTATTCAAAGAATTAGGGAAAAAAGCCCTGATCGTAACCGGTAAGCATTCCGCGAAAGCAAACGGTTCTCTGCAGGACGTGGCGGACACACTCACTGCGCAGGGCATCGACTATACCGTCTTCGACCGGGTCGAAACCAATCCTTCCATTGCAAATGTACGCGAGGGCGCCGCATTTGCCAAAGAACATCACGTGGATTTCGTGATCGGCATCGGCGGCGGTTCGCCGATGGATGCGTCCAAAGCCATTGCGCTGCTGGCCTGCCAGGACCTCGCGGATGAGGTGCTCTTCACCGGGCCGTATACACAGGATATCCTTCCGCTCTTACTGCTGCCCACCACCGCCGGAACCGGATCGGAAGTGACGCAATACTCCATTTTGACCAATGACAGAGCACAATCCAAAACCAGCATCGCCAACCCGCTGATCTTCCCCAAGATCGCCATGATCGACGCAAAATACACACCGAACCTCCCCCTGCGCACCACCATCCATACAGCAATCGATGCGCTCTCCCATTCCATCGAGGGTTCTCTTTCCAAGCGGAGCAACGCGCTGGTCGATCTGCTTGCGGAAGAAAGCATTCGCCTCATCGCCACCTATTTTGAGGACCTCATCCACGACCGCCTAGACGCCCGCACCCGAGCCGACCTGATTTACGCTTCCATGCTGGGCGGCATGGTCATTGCACAAACCGGCACCACCGCAGTCCATGCGATGGGCTATTCCCTCACCTATTTCCACCATATTGACCACGGCCGGGCCAACGGTCTGCTCCTCCCCTCCTTTTTGGCATTTCTGGAAAAACAGAATCCCGAGCCCGTCCACCACATCGTGGATATCATGGGACTGAAGAGCACGGCCGCATTCCGCGATGTGATAAACCGACTGCTCGGTGAAAAAGAAACCATTACCAATGAAGAATTCCGGAAATTCTCCGGAATCGCGATCAAAGCCAAAAACATTCCCGGATGTCTGACGGTCCCCACAGAGGAAGACCTGTACCAGATGTACGTGGAAAGTTTTTCATAA
- a CDS encoding acyltransferase: protein MDQNQNNGNQAFFDLGNNVFIEAGFEVSYPKAVSIGELTYIQKDCFFNIPNEQDAGFPKIEIQENCSIGKRCVISAVNRVILEDRVILGANVHVSDHDHEYREVGVPIMFQGATVLDATVTIGRGSWIANNGVIIGDVHIGRGCVVGANSVVTGDIPDYCVAVGSPARVIKCFDPVTGTWLRVRDQGHLTQVLRQRQQQKPVLSVCVLTDGDLAAFETCMSVLCKDAGNDRMLDIVVCDNGADKAVTGTAQAFCSAFDNVRLVQDTTAEEFDRRYLRALAQAKGEFVTVIEDKDGFAHNGVYHILHALFGNRTCSVLLSQNVNQMFSYQTGSGWGNYANHLFPHTYEPFRVTFQTQLVNGIADKARKAGTGCSHLFLQYRCLSAGQAYCIATGIIFMDHGAETAGTDRGRSMEQCRAFVESLSAGETEKAE, encoded by the coding sequence ATGGATCAGAATCAAAACAACGGAAACCAGGCGTTTTTCGATCTTGGTAACAATGTGTTTATAGAGGCCGGGTTTGAAGTTTCGTACCCCAAAGCCGTTTCTATCGGGGAACTGACCTATATCCAAAAGGACTGCTTTTTCAATATCCCCAATGAACAGGATGCCGGCTTTCCCAAAATAGAGATTCAGGAAAATTGCAGCATCGGAAAACGCTGCGTTATTTCTGCCGTAAACAGGGTCATTCTTGAAGACCGGGTGATTCTAGGGGCAAATGTCCATGTTTCGGATCATGACCACGAATACCGTGAGGTCGGCGTGCCGATCATGTTTCAGGGCGCTACGGTGCTGGATGCCACCGTCACAATCGGGCGGGGAAGCTGGATCGCAAACAATGGTGTGATTATCGGGGATGTGCATATAGGCCGGGGGTGTGTGGTCGGCGCCAACAGCGTGGTCACAGGTGACATCCCCGATTACTGCGTGGCGGTGGGCAGCCCGGCGCGCGTGATAAAATGCTTCGACCCTGTGACCGGGACCTGGCTGCGCGTTCGGGATCAGGGGCATCTCACACAGGTTTTGAGGCAAAGGCAGCAGCAGAAGCCGGTCCTGTCCGTATGCGTTTTGACCGACGGAGATTTGGCCGCGTTTGAAACCTGCATGTCCGTGCTCTGCAAGGATGCCGGGAATGACCGTATGCTCGATATCGTGGTATGTGACAACGGAGCGGATAAAGCCGTGACCGGGACGGCGCAGGCATTCTGTTCTGCTTTTGATAACGTCCGGCTGGTGCAGGACACCACGGCGGAGGAGTTTGACCGTCGGTATCTGCGCGCGCTGGCGCAGGCCAAGGGAGAATTTGTCACCGTGATCGAGGACAAAGACGGTTTTGCGCACAACGGTGTGTACCATATCCTGCACGCACTGTTCGGCAATCGCACGTGCTCGGTTCTGCTTTCTCAAAACGTGAACCAGATGTTTTCTTATCAGACAGGGTCCGGCTGGGGGAATTATGCAAACCATCTGTTCCCCCATACATACGAGCCGTTCCGGGTCACCTTCCAGACCCAACTGGTGAACGGGATAGCGGATAAAGCGCGAAAAGCCGGTACAGGATGCAGCCATCTTTTCCTGCAATACCGATGTTTGTCTGCCGGGCAAGCCTATTGCATCGCAACCGGGATCATCTTTATGGATCATGGGGCAGAGACTGCCGGAACAGACCGTGGGCGCAGTATGGAGCAGTGTCGTGCTTTTGTGGAGAGCCTATCTGCCGGAGAAACGGAAAAAGCGGAATGA
- a CDS encoding DUF523 domain-containing protein yields MRKILVSGCLYGWLCRYDGEMLNCDDPRFLKWKEEGRLVPVCPEVFGGLPTPRPDSQRVGEKVLTGAGKDVTEPYETGAREALRLAKEHDVLFAIMKEDSPSCGIRFIYDGTFTGTKIAGAGRASQLLMEAGFRVLNETMLDEAAALLEQAEDSRTVLHAQTETF; encoded by the coding sequence ATGCGGAAAATTTTGGTGAGCGGTTGCCTGTATGGCTGGCTCTGCCGCTATGACGGCGAGATGCTCAACTGTGACGATCCACGGTTTTTAAAATGGAAAGAGGAGGGGCGTCTGGTTCCGGTCTGCCCGGAAGTTTTCGGCGGTCTGCCGACACCCCGGCCCGATTCCCAGCGTGTTGGCGAGAAAGTGCTCACCGGCGCAGGGAAAGACGTAACCGAACCTTACGAAACCGGCGCGCGTGAAGCCTTGCGTCTTGCCAAGGAGCACGATGTGCTGTTCGCCATCATGAAGGAAGACAGCCCTTCTTGTGGTATCCGTTTCATTTACGACGGCACGTTTACCGGCACAAAGATCGCGGGCGCGGGCCGGGCCTCGCAGCTGCTGATGGAGGCGGGTTTCCGCGTGCTGAATGAAACCATGCTCGATGAGGCGGCGGCATTGCTGGAACAGGCGGAGGATTCGCGTACCGTTTTGCATGCACAGACAGAGACTTTTTGA
- a CDS encoding PucR family transcriptional regulator, whose product MSITCGSVLNMPELKKDIILLAGSRGLSNAIRWTHVLESMEAIQFLVGNELAFLTGIMFGDDTDQLVPVIEQLAGKHVAGLVVNTGKFIDKVPQKAIERANQLGFPLLELPWAVRLVDVTKWICTAIVESGMEESSISYLLEKILLSDENHYADYLYSAEFYGYDLSGPMGIVNIEFPDLQSYADKTERVGYINCQHKIRYLIGNILAQRSQKALTMWKGNHFVLAVPMGAAHELEQAEAIAVAVCKEVRQKMEGMDFCIGLGSCYGQIEQLKKSYSEAQLALKLAKDNPEKPYMIYRNAGIFKFLNKVTDKSAMADFYMETLGPLLRYDEENNTKFTETLQVFLEDGENTARTIQRLFIHRNTLQYRLHRIEEILQQSLKDAEVKISLQIAFKIQRFFSYEGMPLEKKDI is encoded by the coding sequence ATGTCCATCACATGCGGATCCGTGCTGAATATGCCGGAACTCAAAAAAGATATCATTTTGCTGGCCGGATCCAGGGGATTGTCTAATGCGATCCGGTGGACACATGTGCTGGAAAGCATGGAGGCAATCCAGTTTTTGGTGGGCAACGAATTGGCGTTTCTGACGGGCATTATGTTCGGAGACGATACGGATCAGCTGGTTCCGGTGATCGAACAGCTGGCAGGCAAGCACGTGGCGGGGTTGGTTGTCAATACGGGCAAATTTATAGATAAAGTGCCGCAAAAGGCGATTGAGCGAGCCAACCAGCTGGGATTCCCTTTGTTGGAATTGCCGTGGGCCGTGCGCCTTGTGGATGTGACCAAATGGATCTGCACGGCCATTGTGGAAAGCGGGATGGAGGAATCCTCGATCTCCTACCTGTTGGAAAAGATTCTGCTTTCGGATGAAAACCATTATGCAGACTATCTGTATTCGGCCGAGTTTTACGGCTATGATCTGAGCGGCCCGATGGGCATTGTCAACATCGAATTCCCTGATCTGCAGTCTTATGCGGACAAGACTGAGCGGGTGGGTTATATCAACTGCCAGCATAAGATCCGGTATCTGATCGGCAACATCTTGGCCCAGCGTTCCCAAAAAGCCCTCACCATGTGGAAAGGAAACCATTTTGTGCTGGCTGTGCCGATGGGTGCGGCGCACGAACTGGAACAGGCTGAGGCGATTGCCGTGGCTGTCTGTAAAGAGGTCCGGCAAAAAATGGAGGGCATGGATTTTTGTATCGGCCTGGGCAGTTGCTATGGGCAGATTGAGCAGCTAAAAAAAAGCTACAGCGAGGCCCAGCTCGCGCTCAAACTGGCAAAAGACAACCCCGAAAAGCCATATATGATCTACCGTAATGCAGGGATCTTCAAGTTTTTGAACAAGGTCACCGACAAATCGGCTATGGCGGATTTTTATATGGAGACATTGGGGCCGCTTTTGCGCTATGACGAGGAGAACAACACAAAGTTTACCGAGACCCTGCAGGTGTTCCTGGAAGACGGTGAGAATACCGCAAGAACTATCCAGCGCCTGTTTATCCACCGAAACACGCTGCAATATCGGCTTCACCGCATAGAAGAGATCTTGCAGCAGAGCCTCAAGGACGCGGAAGTGAAAATCAGCCTCCAGATCGCTTTCAAAATCCAGCGGTTTTTCTCTTATGAAGGCATGCCCCTGGAGAAGAAGGACATATGA
- a CDS encoding ABC transporter permease: MKKKQATWASYVLPIAFGVLFIALWQLKVFHALLNLETYQLPLPTDIMAALVRNFGKTMTDCADTITGALIGMALGSLIGFIVAVISVWFPKWGYGGILLVSAINAIPIVALSPIMNLWFKTGMAQKIGVVTVVCMAAMAFNAYSGLRTVKPFSLDLMQMVAADKWTVFRKLRLPNCLPYVFTAFKINVAASIIAAIISEYFATSTSGLGFGIKDNLRKAEMATGWSYIVVASIAGVVLYSIIVLVEKNAIKWHSSQR; the protein is encoded by the coding sequence ATGAAGAAGAAACAAGCAACCTGGGCTAGTTATGTGCTCCCGATCGCGTTTGGGGTTCTGTTTATTGCCTTGTGGCAGCTTAAAGTATTCCATGCCCTTTTGAATCTTGAGACCTACCAGCTTCCGCTGCCCACCGATATTATGGCTGCATTGGTGCGGAATTTTGGAAAAACGATGACGGACTGCGCAGACACCATAACCGGCGCGCTGATCGGGATGGCGCTCGGTTCGCTGATTGGGTTTATCGTTGCGGTCATCTCCGTCTGGTTCCCCAAATGGGGCTACGGCGGGATCCTGCTGGTTTCGGCCATCAACGCCATTCCCATCGTGGCGCTTTCACCTATTATGAACCTCTGGTTTAAAACCGGTATGGCACAGAAGATCGGCGTGGTCACAGTGGTGTGCATGGCGGCCATGGCGTTTAATGCCTACAGCGGACTGCGCACGGTAAAGCCGTTTTCACTCGACCTTATGCAGATGGTGGCGGCCGATAAATGGACGGTTTTCCGGAAGCTGCGTCTGCCGAACTGCCTGCCTTATGTGTTCACTGCCTTTAAGATCAATGTGGCGGCGTCCATCATCGCGGCAATCATCAGTGAATATTTCGCCACGTCCACTTCCGGGCTGGGCTTTGGCATTAAAGACAATCTGCGCAAGGCGGAAATGGCCACCGGCTGGTCTTATATTGTGGTGGCGTCCATCGCGGGAGTCGTTTTGTACAGCATCATCGTTTTGGTGGAAAAGAACGCCATTAAATGGCATTCTTCACAAAGATAA
- a CDS encoding ABC transporter substrate-binding protein: protein MLKKKRKSLAILAAALAAVMVAGLFSGCSSSGSGKLTKVTLQLKWLPQSQFMGYYVAQEKGYYKDQGLDVTILPGGSDIIPEQQVNNGVANIGVTWTSSLLKYQEKGWALTEIAQVFQKSAMLLVSKKSSNINSVADLKGKKVASWFGGNEYELYALLGKNGLNKDKDVSLVQQDFTMNQLISGQVDAAQAMTYNEYGLLLENGLKASDLNVIDMNDAGVAMLEDNLFVNKTWASQNKDAIVKFLKASIKGWQTACADPDAAGTYVYQKNKSVSLEHQKFMAEQVAKLVIPSGFDKSNVGSIDMTSLQQTADLGLKYGLLTKAADVSKAIDTSYWKEATGK from the coding sequence ATGTTGAAAAAGAAGAGAAAAAGTCTCGCAATTCTGGCGGCAGCTCTGGCGGCTGTCATGGTGGCCGGCCTGTTTTCAGGCTGTTCCTCGAGCGGTTCCGGTAAGCTGACGAAAGTTACGCTGCAGTTGAAATGGCTGCCGCAGTCCCAGTTCATGGGGTATTATGTGGCGCAGGAAAAAGGATATTATAAAGATCAGGGCCTGGATGTTACCATTCTTCCCGGCGGCAGCGACATCATCCCGGAGCAGCAGGTCAACAACGGTGTGGCCAACATCGGCGTAACCTGGACCTCCAGCCTGCTGAAATATCAGGAAAAAGGCTGGGCGCTGACCGAGATCGCGCAGGTCTTCCAGAAGAGCGCCATGCTGCTCGTTTCCAAAAAATCGAGCAATATCAACAGCGTTGCCGATCTGAAGGGCAAAAAGGTCGCATCCTGGTTTGGCGGCAACGAGTATGAACTGTATGCTCTGCTCGGCAAAAATGGCTTGAACAAAGACAAGGACGTCAGTCTGGTGCAGCAGGATTTCACCATGAACCAGCTGATCAGCGGCCAAGTGGACGCGGCTCAGGCTATGACCTACAACGAATACGGCCTGCTGTTGGAAAATGGTCTGAAAGCCTCCGACCTGAATGTGATCGATATGAACGATGCGGGCGTGGCCATGCTGGAAGACAACCTGTTTGTCAATAAAACATGGGCATCCCAAAATAAAGATGCCATCGTCAAATTCCTGAAAGCCTCCATCAAAGGCTGGCAGACCGCCTGCGCCGATCCGGATGCCGCCGGCACCTATGTCTACCAGAAGAACAAGAGCGTTTCCCTGGAGCACCAGAAATTTATGGCCGAGCAGGTTGCCAAGCTGGTTATTCCGAGCGGTTTTGACAAATCCAATGTCGGTTCTATCGACATGACATCTCTCCAGCAGACGGCCGATCTGGGCTTGAAGTATGGCCTGCTGACCAAAGCGGCGGATGTTTCCAAAGCAATCGATACGTCTTACTGGAAAGAAGCGACCGGTAAATAA
- a CDS encoding O-antigen ligase family protein: MSRRLATFPHGAWLILWGTVAVAAAAVSQNFMGLLFSLFFCSLILFAAYYHLIMTDALCKTVLRLLSFLGIMAAGIAVLEKIVLHGRVSATVFNANYYGYICELLIVAGVYAWLQDRPWRRLHAAGVAVNAAGIFLAGCYFAWLAAFVGIVVLFFCLGRKRSAFFCLSAAGIYGGIAWFFPKTVPTTHDMARNISARIYIWKTSLHYFLRHILFGNGMLTFFFISKGMDRSFRAHAHNLILDTLLNYGIIGTALLAVFVFFWIRALIQNRRTNPSSAMCLGVCAATFVHGLIDVPIIGFQSAAVFFLLMALAVHPPFQNESP; encoded by the coding sequence ATGAGCAGACGGCTCGCCACATTTCCGCACGGCGCGTGGCTGATCCTCTGGGGAACGGTTGCCGTGGCAGCCGCGGCCGTTTCGCAGAATTTCATGGGGCTGCTGTTTTCTTTGTTCTTCTGCTCACTGATCCTGTTCGCCGCATATTACCACCTCATCATGACGGACGCACTTTGTAAAACGGTTTTGCGCCTGCTCAGCTTTCTCGGCATCATGGCGGCCGGCATTGCTGTTTTGGAAAAAATCGTCTTGCACGGCCGGGTATCCGCTACCGTTTTCAACGCCAACTATTATGGATATATCTGCGAACTGCTCATCGTAGCCGGGGTCTATGCATGGCTGCAGGACCGCCCATGGCGCCGACTGCATGCCGCAGGCGTTGCCGTCAATGCGGCCGGCATTTTTTTGGCGGGCTGCTATTTCGCATGGCTGGCCGCCTTTGTCGGCATCGTTGTGCTGTTTTTCTGCCTGGGCAGAAAGCGTTCGGCCTTTTTCTGTCTGTCTGCGGCCGGTATATATGGGGGAATCGCCTGGTTTTTTCCAAAAACAGTTCCCACCACTCACGACATGGCCCGCAATATCTCCGCCCGTATCTATATATGGAAAACCTCGCTGCATTATTTCCTCCGGCACATTCTTTTTGGGAACGGCATGCTCACTTTTTTCTTTATCAGTAAGGGAATGGATCGCTCTTTCCGCGCGCATGCGCACAACCTGATTCTGGACACGCTGTTGAACTACGGAATCATCGGAACGGCATTACTCGCGGTTTTTGTGTTCTTTTGGATCCGGGCGCTGATTCAAAACAGACGGACAAATCCGTCCTCCGCCATGTGTCTGGGCGTTTGCGCGGCAACATTCGTTCATGGACTGATCGACGTCCCCATCATAGGATTTCAATCCGCCGCCGTTTTTTTTCTGTTGATGGCGCTTGCCGTGCATCCGCCTTTCCAAAATGAATCCCCTTGA